In Deferribacter desulfuricans SSM1, the following are encoded in one genomic region:
- a CDS encoding PTS sugar transporter subunit IIA: MIGIVLLTHGSLGLALLKTAEMILGKKDRVEILPVQSGSSLNDIAEILEEYIIKYRESGLLILTDMFGGSPTNIAMAYMNEDNVDVVTGVNLPMLIKALTLREENNDVTDIAKKIVERGKDSIKRPGDLLNG; encoded by the coding sequence ATGATTGGAATTGTTCTTTTAACACACGGTTCATTAGGTTTGGCACTATTAAAGACAGCTGAGATGATTCTTGGAAAAAAAGATAGAGTTGAGATACTGCCAGTGCAAAGTGGTTCATCTTTAAATGATATAGCGGAAATATTGGAAGAGTATATTATCAAATATAGAGAATCTGGGCTTTTGATTTTAACAGATATGTTTGGTGGTAGCCCCACAAATATTGCAATGGCATATATGAATGAAGATAATGTTGATGTGGTGACTGGAGTTAATCTTCCTATGTTGATTAAGGCTTTGACTTTAAGAGAAGAGAATAACGATGTTACTGACATTGCAAAGAAGATTGTTGAGAGGGGTAAAGACAGCATAAAAAGGCCAGGTGATTTATTAAATGGTTAA
- the hprK gene encoding HPr(Ser) kinase/phosphatase produces the protein MKSIPVSELLAPEAEGLKLKLIYGKKHIHEKFINNHRIQKPGLGLAGYTDHIHEGRVQILGNTEISYLNTLHLKQRYNAILGLCKKNISCFVVTKNQHIPKVVIDACKECSIPILKTPLKSSVAISEISSYLEEKLAPTTNVHGVLVDVHGVGVLIMGRSGIGKSECALELVKRGHRLVADDVVIIKRKQDFLVGFGDDLLVNHLEVRGLGILNIKEMYGIGSIRLRKKVEVVVKLIDWDKEGDYDRLGIDKNTFNLLDVELPLLNIPVSPGRNIAIIVEAAARNHLLKLMGFDAAVELNEKINKAIKEKQAKLMKNVFYKKGVE, from the coding sequence ATGAAATCTATACCGGTTTCAGAGTTATTAGCACCGGAAGCTGAAGGTTTAAAATTAAAGCTTATTTATGGTAAGAAACATATACATGAAAAATTTATAAATAACCATAGGATTCAAAAACCTGGGTTAGGTTTAGCTGGATATACTGATCATATTCATGAGGGTAGAGTCCAAATATTAGGAAATACTGAAATTTCTTATTTAAATACCTTGCATTTAAAGCAAAGGTATAATGCGATATTGGGTTTATGTAAAAAAAATATTTCTTGTTTTGTGGTGACAAAAAATCAGCATATCCCAAAAGTTGTTATAGATGCATGCAAAGAATGTTCTATCCCAATTCTTAAAACTCCTTTAAAAAGTTCTGTGGCTATTAGTGAAATTTCTTCTTATTTAGAGGAAAAGCTAGCTCCTACTACAAACGTTCATGGTGTGTTAGTGGATGTACATGGCGTTGGTGTTTTGATAATGGGGAGAAGTGGTATAGGTAAAAGTGAATGTGCGTTAGAACTTGTAAAAAGAGGCCACCGATTGGTAGCTGATGATGTTGTGATTATAAAGAGGAAGCAGGATTTTTTGGTGGGTTTTGGTGATGATTTGTTGGTAAATCATTTGGAAGTTAGAGGGTTGGGGATATTGAATATAAAAGAGATGTATGGTATTGGCTCAATAAGATTAAGGAAAAAAGTAGAAGTAGTTGTTAAGTTGATTGATTGGGATAAAGAAGGTGATTACGATAGATTAGGTATTGATAAAAATACATTTAATTTGCTTGATGTAGAATTACCTTTATTAAATATTCCTGTTTCACCGGGTAGAAATATTGCAATAATTGTAGAGGCTGCAGCAAGAAATCATTTGTTAAAACTTATGGGTTTTGATGCTGCTGTGGAACTAAATGAAAAGATAAACAAAGCTATAAAGGAAAAACAGGCTAAATTAATGAAAAATGTTTTCTATAAAAAAGGGGTTGAATGA
- the rapZ gene encoding RNase adapter RapZ — protein MNKDHSVVIITGLSGAGKSTAAKAFEDLGFYTVDNLPIFLGEKFFQFAFDFNIEIPKVALVIDVRNKDFDKAFDFIKNIKDKYNAKLLFLDADDSILVNRFKETRRKHPLGDDLIVSIQKERELLKKIKDLSDFVIDTTRFNVNELSSNIYEMFSKFFETSFTIIIQSFGFKYGLPTESDMVFDVRFLKNPHYIEELRPLTGLDKRIKDYVFKDKRSRKFLVKIKSLLNFLIPNYIKEGKRFLTISIGCTGGKHRSVVIAEFIYEYIKKRTDINVKIKHRDIER, from the coding sequence ATGAATAAAGATCATTCTGTTGTTATTATTACTGGGTTATCGGGAGCAGGGAAATCAACAGCTGCTAAGGCTTTTGAAGATTTAGGTTTTTACACTGTAGATAATTTGCCTATTTTTTTGGGTGAGAAGTTTTTCCAATTTGCATTTGATTTTAATATTGAAATACCTAAAGTTGCTCTGGTTATAGATGTAAGAAACAAAGATTTTGATAAAGCTTTTGATTTCATAAAAAATATTAAAGATAAATATAATGCTAAGTTACTTTTCTTAGATGCTGATGATTCAATTTTAGTTAATCGTTTTAAAGAGACTAGAAGGAAACACCCTTTAGGTGATGATTTAATTGTATCAATTCAAAAAGAAAGGGAACTTTTAAAGAAAATAAAAGACTTGTCTGATTTTGTGATAGACACTACAAGATTTAATGTGAATGAACTTTCAAGTAATATTTATGAAATGTTTTCAAAGTTTTTTGAAACTTCTTTTACAATAATTATTCAATCGTTTGGTTTTAAATATGGTTTACCAACAGAATCTGATATGGTTTTTGATGTAAGATTTTTAAAAAATCCTCATTATATAGAAGAGTTGAGACCTTTAACAGGTCTTGATAAGAGGATAAAAGATTATGTGTTTAAAGATAAAAGGAGTAGAAAATTCTTAGTTAAAATAAAATCACTTTTAAATTTTTTGATTCCAAACTATATTAAAGAGGGTAAGAGGTTTTTGACTATATCAATAGGGTGTACAGGTGGGAAACATAGATCTGTTGTAATTGCGGAGTTTATTTATGAATATATTAAGAAAAGAACAGATATTAATGTCAAAATTAAACATAGAGATATAGAAAGGTGA
- a CDS encoding PTS system mannose/fructose/sorbose family transporter subunit IID, whose product MKKIKRVLKSLFYQGNWNYENMQGTGFAYMLEEINKEESFNIPDKVIKKEINYFNTHPFLLMFVVGVWFREFLDKGDPEQYKKIYSSAFGALGDSFFWHALRPASFVIAVVLAFYNPLFAIILYLFFFNFFHFFFLFRGFDIGFSYGKETIQWFNKILFNKWSSYFDIFTSFMLGIIIVLIIHKSGFENNITIYALSFGFFLAGTILAKKIDIIYSVVVAMLIVLILKVSFGV is encoded by the coding sequence ATGAAAAAGATAAAAAGAGTTTTGAAAAGTTTATTTTATCAGGGGAATTGGAATTACGAAAATATGCAAGGGACTGGTTTTGCATATATGTTGGAGGAGATAAATAAAGAGGAATCCTTCAATATACCAGATAAAGTTATAAAAAAAGAGATAAATTACTTTAATACGCACCCGTTTTTGTTAATGTTTGTTGTTGGTGTTTGGTTTAGAGAGTTCTTAGATAAAGGTGACCCTGAACAGTATAAAAAGATTTATTCGTCAGCTTTTGGGGCATTAGGGGATAGTTTTTTTTGGCATGCATTAAGACCAGCATCTTTTGTTATAGCTGTTGTTTTAGCATTTTATAACCCTTTGTTTGCAATTATTTTATATCTGTTCTTTTTTAATTTCTTTCATTTTTTCTTTTTGTTTAGGGGTTTTGATATAGGATTTAGCTATGGTAAAGAAACTATTCAATGGTTTAATAAAATATTATTTAATAAGTGGTCGAGTTATTTTGATATTTTTACTTCTTTTATGTTGGGAATTATTATTGTTTTAATTATTCATAAAAGTGGGTTTGAAAACAATATTACTATTTATGCTTTAAGTTTTGGATTTTTTCTAGCGGGTACAATTTTAGCTAAAAAAATAGATATAATATATAGTGTTGTTGTAGCTATGTTGATTGTATTAATATTAAAAGTATCTTTTGGGGTGTGA
- a CDS encoding PTS system mannose/fructose/N-acetylgalactosamine-transporter subunit IIB — MVKRIIFRVDDRLIHGQVIEGWIKYYKIKNVIIVSDNICNDMLKKTIYSSITPSDVKLDFKCKDEFKKSFDPSQINDSLLVLFEDVATLYSLKDILNDDIYINIGCVANRKHKIEVSDTVFLTKDEISMLCELRQNYMIYIKKLPWETSVDINNFDKLL; from the coding sequence ATGGTTAAACGTATAATTTTTAGAGTTGATGATAGACTTATACATGGGCAAGTTATAGAGGGGTGGATAAAATATTATAAAATTAAAAACGTAATAATAGTGAGTGATAATATATGTAACGATATGTTGAAGAAAACCATTTATTCAAGTATAACGCCAAGCGATGTTAAATTAGATTTTAAATGCAAAGATGAATTTAAAAAGAGTTTTGACCCATCACAAATAAATGATTCATTACTAGTGCTTTTTGAAGATGTGGCAACACTTTATAGCTTAAAAGATATTTTAAATGATGATATATATATCAATATAGGCTGTGTTGCTAATAGAAAACATAAAATAGAGGTTTCTGATACAGTGTTTCTGACAAAAGATGAAATAAGTATGCTTTGTGAGCTTAGACAAAATTATATGATTTATATTAAAAAGTTACCATGGGAAACAAGTGTTGATATAAATAATTTTGATAAGTTGTTATGA
- a CDS encoding PTS sugar transporter subunit IIC, with amino-acid sequence MKYFLMLLISGLISVDRNSALNLMISRPIFIAMFIGLLFGNFYTIFLVGILFELIGLIDLPVGTHIPRDDSFMTYVACLVLTYINVDNVYKLFILITLVIIFSFPVTFTDLIVRKINQNIYLKNRVKGYNFPISKVISWGVILSFFRGVIIYNAIFFLVYYIYTQIVSINIKFSFDKDLNSFLILIICFASGYLIRFLSFKSVVKYLIFTLGIIMGWFLI; translated from the coding sequence ATGAAATATTTTTTAATGTTATTAATTTCTGGATTAATATCTGTAGATAGAAACTCTGCTTTAAACTTGATGATTTCAAGACCTATCTTTATTGCGATGTTTATTGGGCTGCTTTTTGGTAATTTTTACACTATTTTCTTAGTGGGAATCTTATTTGAGTTAATTGGTTTAATAGACTTACCCGTTGGTACTCATATCCCAAGAGATGATTCTTTTATGACTTATGTGGCTTGTTTAGTCTTGACTTATATAAACGTTGATAATGTATATAAGCTTTTTATACTAATAACATTAGTAATAATTTTTTCATTCCCAGTTACTTTTACTGATTTAATTGTGAGAAAAATCAATCAGAATATATATTTAAAAAATAGAGTTAAAGGTTATAATTTCCCAATATCTAAAGTTATATCATGGGGAGTGATTTTATCTTTTTTCAGAGGGGTAATAATTTATAATGCGATATTCTTTTTAGTATATTATATTTATACTCAAATAGTTTCTATTAATATTAAATTTTCTTTTGATAAAGATTTAAATAGCTTTTTGATTTTGATTATTTGTTTTGCATCTGGTTATTTGATTAGATTTTTAAGTTTCAAGAGTGTTGTTAAATATTTGATATTTACATTAGGTATTATTATGGGTTGGTTTTTGATATGA